Proteins encoded in a region of the Benincasa hispida cultivar B227 chromosome 2, ASM972705v1, whole genome shotgun sequence genome:
- the LOC120071080 gene encoding long chain base biosynthesis protein 2a isoform X1, with the protein MITIPYLTALTTYFSYGLLFAFGQFRDFFRKIFDWWNSSNLQGYAPICLGLEDFYIRRLYLRIQDCFGRPIASAPDAWFDVVERYSNDCNKTLKRTTNVSRCLNLGSYNYLGFAAADEYCTPRVIESLKRFSPSTCSARVDGGTTSLHEELEVCVANFVGKPAALVFGMGYATNSAIIPVLIGKGGLIISDSLNHNSIVNGARGSGATIRVFQHNTPSHLDKVLREQIADGQPRTHRPWKKIIVVVEGIYSMEGEICKLPEIVAICKKYKAYVYLDEAHSIGAVGKTGRGVCELLGVDTADVDIMMGTFTKSFGSCGGYIAGSKELIKYLKYTCPAHLYATSISPPAAQQIISSIKVILGEDGSSRGAQKLARIRENSNFFRSELQKMGFEVLGDNDSPVMPIMLYNPAKIPAFSRECLNQNVAVVTVAFPATPLLLARARICISASHTKEDLLKALEVISRVGDLVGIKYFPAEAQKQETEKDPHKVD; encoded by the exons ATGATTACCATCCCTTATTTGACCGCCTTGACCACCTATTTTAGCTATGGCCTCCTCTTCGCCTTTGGTCAATTCCGCgattttttcagaaaaatttttGATTGGTGGAACTCTAGCAATCTTCAG GGCTACGCTCCGATCTGCTTAGGCCTCGAGGATTTTTACATCCGTCGGCTGTATCTTCGCATTCAG GACTGTTTTGGACGACCTATAGCAAGTGCACCAGATGCTTGGTTTGATGTGGTTGAGCGTTACTCCAATGACTGTAACAAGACGCTGAA GCGAACTACAAATGTCTCAAGGTGTCTGAACCTGGGATCATACAATTATCTAGGCTTTGCTGCTGCAGATGAGTATTGCACTCCTCGTGTAATTGAATCATTAAAAAGGTTCTCTCCAAGCACCTGTAGTGCTCGTGTTGATGGAG GAACCACTTCATTGCATGAAGAATTGGAGGTATGTGTGGCTAACTTTGTTGGAAAGCCAGCTGCTCTAGTATTTGGTATGGGCTATGCAACAAACTCTGCCATTATTCCAGTCCTAATAGGGAAG GGAGGACTAATTATTAGCGATTCATTGAATCATAATTCAATAGTTAATGGTGCTCGGGGATCAGGAGCTACAATTCGTGTTTTTCAACATAATA CTCCATCACATTTGGATAAAGTTTTGAGAGAGCAAATTGCTGATGGGCAACCCAGGACACACAGGCCTTGGAAGAAGATAATCGTCGTTGTGGAAGGCATATACAGCATGGAAGGTGAAATATGCAAACTCCCAGAAATTGTTGCCATTTGCAAGAAGTATAAG GCCTATGTCTATTTGGATGAGGCTCACAGCATTGGAGCAGTTGGAAAAACAGGAAGAGGTGTCTGTGAACTTTTGGGAGTAGACACAGCTGACGTAGATATCATGATGGGAACTTTTACAAAATCATTTGGATCATGTGGAGGCTACATAGCAGGATCCAAG GAGCTTATAAAATATCTCAAGTACACTTGTCCTGCTCACCTCTATGCAACGTCTATATCACCACCGGCTGCTCAGCAAATCATATCTTCCATTAAAGTTATTCTTGGAGAGGATGGTTCTAGTAGag GCGCTCAGAAACTTGCTAGGATACGTGAAAACAGTAACTTTTTTAGGTCTGAGCTACAGAAAATGGGATTTGAAGTTCTTGGAGATAATGATTCTCCGGTAATGCCTATAATGCTTTACAACCCTGCAAAAATTCCTGCCTTCTCTAGGGAATGCCTAAATCAGAAT GTAGCTGTTGTCACTGTTGCTTTTCCAGCTACCCCTCTTCTTCTGGCAAGGGCTCGGATTTGCATATCTGCTTCGCATACGAAGGAGGACCTCCTTAAAGCCTTAGAG GTTATCAGTCGAGTTGGTGATTTGGTTGGTATAAAATACTTTCCCGCGGAGGCCCAGAAGCAGGAGACTGAAAAAGATCCTCATAAGGTGGATTAG
- the LOC120071080 gene encoding long chain base biosynthesis protein 2b isoform X2 — MGYATNSAIIPVLIGKGGLIISDSLNHNSIVNGARGSGATIRVFQHNTPSHLDKVLREQIADGQPRTHRPWKKIIVVVEGIYSMEGEICKLPEIVAICKKYKAYVYLDEAHSIGAVGKTGRGVCELLGVDTADVDIMMGTFTKSFGSCGGYIAGSKELIKYLKYTCPAHLYATSISPPAAQQIISSIKVILGEDGSSRGAQKLARIRENSNFFRSELQKMGFEVLGDNDSPVMPIMLYNPAKIPAFSRECLNQNVAVVTVAFPATPLLLARARICISASHTKEDLLKALEVISRVGDLVGIKYFPAEAQKQETEKDPHKVD, encoded by the exons ATGGGCTATGCAACAAACTCTGCCATTATTCCAGTCCTAATAGGGAAG GGAGGACTAATTATTAGCGATTCATTGAATCATAATTCAATAGTTAATGGTGCTCGGGGATCAGGAGCTACAATTCGTGTTTTTCAACATAATA CTCCATCACATTTGGATAAAGTTTTGAGAGAGCAAATTGCTGATGGGCAACCCAGGACACACAGGCCTTGGAAGAAGATAATCGTCGTTGTGGAAGGCATATACAGCATGGAAGGTGAAATATGCAAACTCCCAGAAATTGTTGCCATTTGCAAGAAGTATAAG GCCTATGTCTATTTGGATGAGGCTCACAGCATTGGAGCAGTTGGAAAAACAGGAAGAGGTGTCTGTGAACTTTTGGGAGTAGACACAGCTGACGTAGATATCATGATGGGAACTTTTACAAAATCATTTGGATCATGTGGAGGCTACATAGCAGGATCCAAG GAGCTTATAAAATATCTCAAGTACACTTGTCCTGCTCACCTCTATGCAACGTCTATATCACCACCGGCTGCTCAGCAAATCATATCTTCCATTAAAGTTATTCTTGGAGAGGATGGTTCTAGTAGag GCGCTCAGAAACTTGCTAGGATACGTGAAAACAGTAACTTTTTTAGGTCTGAGCTACAGAAAATGGGATTTGAAGTTCTTGGAGATAATGATTCTCCGGTAATGCCTATAATGCTTTACAACCCTGCAAAAATTCCTGCCTTCTCTAGGGAATGCCTAAATCAGAAT GTAGCTGTTGTCACTGTTGCTTTTCCAGCTACCCCTCTTCTTCTGGCAAGGGCTCGGATTTGCATATCTGCTTCGCATACGAAGGAGGACCTCCTTAAAGCCTTAGAG GTTATCAGTCGAGTTGGTGATTTGGTTGGTATAAAATACTTTCCCGCGGAGGCCCAGAAGCAGGAGACTGAAAAAGATCCTCATAAGGTGGATTAG